A genomic stretch from Engraulis encrasicolus isolate BLACKSEA-1 chromosome 10, IST_EnEncr_1.0, whole genome shotgun sequence includes:
- the ngfa gene encoding neurotrophin-7 — protein sequence MRSSTLVLLFLISVQAAINMGEDAPRPPAHHHQPHHQHHHSSGNSHQQRRKTAQQSQSSSQHQPQHQPQPQPQPQPQPQPQPQPQPKPQPQPQSHSQSTHSQDAQHDLIPTVDPKLFNKRRYRSPRVLFSDSMPPDGEPVGLATERGPGRGQRQGPGRGGWDRGPRIRRRVEQFMNRGEYSVCDSEEHWVANMTRATDMAGYEVTVLPDVRINNVVKKQLFFETTCRVSTARPSPGGGGGGGGRGRGGGKNSRGGSKSVASTSGCRGIDSRYWNSYCTNTHTYVRALTTFNNQIAWRLIRINAACVCVLSRRSWRG from the coding sequence ATGAGGTCGTCGACGCTGGTCCTGCTCTTCCTGATCAGCGTCCAGGCTGCAATCAACATGGGAGAGGACGCGCCCAGGCCGCCagcacaccaccaccagcctcaccaccaacaccaccacagcaGCGGTAACAGCCACCAGCAGCGGCGCAAGACGGCCCAGCAGTCGCAGTCCTcttcccagcaccagccccagcaccagccccaaccgcagccccagccccagccccagccccagccacaaCCACAACCGCAGCccaaaccccagccccagcctcagtcCCACTCACAGTCCACCCATTCCCAGGACGCTCAGCATGACCTAATCCCCACCGTGGACCCCAAACTCTTCAACAAGCGGCGCTACCGCTCACCCCGTGTGCTCTTCAGTGACAGCATGCCACCGGATGGCGAGCCGGTGGGCTTGGCGACTGAGCGGGGTCCGGGCCGGGGACAGAGGCAGGGACCGGGCCGAGGCGGGTGGGACCGTGGCCCGCGCATACGGCGGCGGGTGGAGCAGTTCATGAACCGCGGCGAGTACTCGGTGTGCGACAGCGAGGAACACTGGGTGGCCAACATGACCCGTGCCACAGACATGGCGGGCTACGAGGTGACGGTGCTGCCGGACGTTCGCATCAACAACGTGGTGAAGAAGCAACTCTTTTTCGAGACCACGTGCCGCGTGTCCACCGCCAGGCCCAgtcccggtggtggtggtggtggagggggcagAGGTAGAGGTGGGGGCAAAAACAGCAGAGGCGGGAGCAAGTCTGTTGCTTCAACCTCGGGCTGCCGGGGTATCGACAGTCGCTACTGGAACTCCTATTGCACCAACACGCACACCTACGTGCGGGCGCTCACCACCTTCAACAACCAGATCGCCTGGCGGCTCATTCGCATCAAcgctgcctgcgtgtgcgtgctcaGCCGCAGGTCGTGGAGAGGCTGA